ATGCTCGGGCGCTACAGCCTCGATGAGCCGGGGCTCATTCTCGCGGACCAGGGTGCGACGTTGCAGGACTACCTCACCAAGGTTCCGTCGCCGAGCTTCATGCCGGACGCGGACAACGTCATCCCGATCGTCGAGGGTGACTGGTTCGAGGACGACATTGTGGAGAAGTTCCGCCAGTTCCTCCGGGCAACATTTGGCGAACAGCACTTCGAGGAGAACCTACGCTTCGTCGCCGAGTCCCTCGACGTGAAGAACCTGCGCGACTACTTTCTTAAGTCCTTCTACGAGGACCATTGGAAGCGATACAGGAAGCGGCCGATCTACTGGCTGTTCTCCAGTCCTAAGGGATCTTTCAACGCTCTCGTCTACATGCACCGTTACACGCCGTCGACTGTCTCTACGGTACTGAACGAGTATCTTCGGGAATTTCAGGCGAAGCTCAAGGCGAGCCTCGCGCACGCCGAGCGGTCCCACAATGCAAAGGAAGCCGACCGGCTCCGCAAGGTGCTCTTGGAGCTCGGCGAGTACGAGCACGACGTGCTCTACCCCCTGGCCTCGCAGAACATCGCCATCGACCTCGATGACGGCGTGAAGACGAACTACCCCAAGTTTGGTGGCGCCCTCAAGAAGATCCCCGGTCTAGAGGCGAGCGAATGATTGCCTTCGAGGATCGTGGCTCAAGCGTTGTCTTGATCTACAGCGCAGATCGCCTCGGGTCGACCACTTGGGTGGACGAGAAACTGGAATCCGAGGGGGAGGTCACTCTGTCGCGCGCCTTCACCGTTCGGAAGGTCGATCTACTGAGTCCCGAGAGTGATGACGACTTCGACGACGACGTTCGCCGATTCGTGATCGGCACGGTCGAGGGTGATTACCGAACGATCCGGAAGGACGTCCTTGGGCTGAAGCATGACTTGCTGATCGCTGCCTCTCTCGTGCTTCGGCGAAAGACGTTCGTCGCCGAGCGCGATATATCGATCTTCCGTCGGGTTGACGATCTGATCGACGAGCAGATAGTTGTTGGCGGTGACCGGCTGGGCGCGATCCCAGTGGATGAGTTTGCCCGGCTCCTCTACGAGTTCCCAACCTCGACAGAACTCACGCACTACGCGCGAACTCGGATCACGCGCGTTCTTCGCGAGTACTTGGAAACAATGTCGGACGCTGAAGAGCGCTTGGCGGACTACATGTCTCGTCGAAGTGGCGCGAAGACGGCAGAGCGGGTGGTTGCCCTCAGCCGGATACCGGCAGCGAACCAGTTGGAGCTTGAGAAGTTCATCTACGTTCGCGATCGCCTGGTCGAGATGCTGAAGGACGCCGAGAGCTTCTCCGAGGCCGACTGGCAGACGGCGGTGGCCGACCTGTTCGTCTTGGTCTTCCCTCAGTACATCGCGGTGCTGCACAACGTCCAGGTCAAGGAGCGATACTCAAACGATTCCAAGTCGACGGATCGCTACATCGACCTCGTGCTCGTCGCGGCGAACGGTTGCATCGACATCATCGAGATCAAGAAGCCCTTCGAGCGAGGGCTGGTATCGAAGGGTCGGTATCGCGACAACCATGTGCCTGTCCGCGAGTTGTCCGGCTCGATCATGCAAGCGGAGAAGTACCTCTTCTACCTGAGCAAGTCCGGCAGGGACGGCGAGAACGCCATCGCCAAGAAGCACGCAGCGGATCTGCCGACTGACCTTGAGATCAAGATCGCCAATCCCAAGGCGATCATCCTGGCTGGGCGAGACAGCAACCTGTCTGCGCAGGAAAGGTTCGACTTCGAGTTCACCCGCCGGCAGTACTCGAACGTCGTCGACATCATCTCCTATGACGACTTGCTGCGCCGACTGGAGAACGTCATCGCCACCCTCACGAAGCGAGTTGGCGCCCAGGGCGACCCTGAGCCTGACGGTCAGATCGGAGTGTCTGCATGAGCGCCACCGCTATCCGTGACCACTTGGAGCGCCGCTTCGTCGACCAGCGCGTGGTGTTCTGGCACGACGTGGAAGGCCAATACGCCTCCGATCTCGACGGCCTCGACCTGCCGGGCGTCACGACAGTCCGCATCGCCAACGACGAGTACGCGATCAAGAACCGGCTCCTCCACGACCAACCCGACGACAGGTTCCTCGTCTACCGCTCCGGTCAGGTGCCCGCCGGCATCGACAACTGGATGCTCGACCTAGAGCTCGCCTACGGGGTATTCACCGCCGACCGCAGCTCGCTCATGTCTCAGGACCTCGGTCTGACTGCCGACGGCATCGACGAAGTCGTACAAACGCATGAGAAGTTCTTCAATGCGGGTAAGCGCGTGCAGAGCCTGAAAGTGCTGCTTACGCCCGAGGACGACGCTGCCCGACTCCGCGCCAAGATGTCGGCCGTCGTGCTCGGCCAGAAGGAGCACAGCCTCTTGGAGATAACTCGCGCGTTGCTCTCCGAGAACGCCAAGGACCAGCACGCCAAGTACGACGCCCTCGTCGAATATGCTCTCGCTGACTTCTACTGGCGCGGCGTCGCATCCATCTATGGCTACGAGTCGGCCTCGCCCAGCATCGGTGACTTCATCCTTTGGATCTTCCGCAAGGCGATCAGCGGCTTCGCGTCCGACCGCCCAGGTGGCCTCCAGAACATCCAGCTGGACTTCGCTAGCTTCCGCAATGACCGCCGCAGCCAGGGCGCTCTCTCGACGCTGGCGAAGCGCGCGTCTATCGACCTCGACTACAAGGCGAGCATCCAAGACGCCAGCTTCCGCGACCTTGTCACGGTCGACCTGTTCGAGGAGACCGACCGCAAGATCATCGCTGACCTTGCCTGGGCAGTCACCGAGCAGACCATCTCCGCCCGCGACGTCGGTGAGGTCGTGCGCGCCCGCCAGAGCAGCGTGTGGATCGACGGCTACCGACAGCTCTACGCAGCGATCGGTGCAGCAGCCGAGCTCTTGTCAGAATTGAGCGCGATCGACTTCACGTTCTCGTCCTTTGATGAGGCGCTGGAGCGCTACCGCACCGACTGGTTCCGCATTGACCAGCTCTACCGCCAGTTCACCTACGCCCGCCGTGCCTATGAGGGGCCGCACCCGCTCGACCCACTGCGCGAGCAGGTCGAGAAGCGCTACACCAACAAGTTCGTCTACGAACTGGGCAACGCCTGGCAGAAGCAGGTCGACGAGGCCGGCCAGTGGAGCTCGACCGCGCTGCGCTCGCAACGCTCGTTCTACGGCGACTACGTCGAGCAGCTCGTCCGTGAAGAGAAGAAGGCAGTCGTCATCATCTCCGACGCCCTCCGGTACGAGGTCGCAGAGGAGTTGGGTTCGCGCATCCGCCAGGAAGACAGGTTCGACGCCGATCTTGAAGCGGTGCTTGGTGTCCTGCCGAGCTACACGCAACTGGGCATGGCGGCGCTGCTTCCGCACCGAACCCTCAAGCACTCAGCCGACGGCAAGGTCGTCCTCGCCGACGACCAGCCGACGAACGGGACCGCGTTCCGAAAAAGGATCCTAGAAGGCGTTGGAGGGACGGCGATCCAGGCTGAGGACTTCAAGGCACTCAGCCCCGAGGAGCGTCGTGAGGTCTTCAAGAACAACCGCGTCTTGTACATCTACCACGATGTCATCGATGCGACCGGCGACAAGCAGGGTACTGAACGCCGCGTCTTCGAGGCAGCCGAGCTGGCGCTGAGCGAGTTGGTGGATCTGGTGAAGAAGGCGGCTAACGCCAACGCCACCAACATCTTCGTGACCGCCGACCACGGCTTCCTGTTCCAGGACGAAGAGTTGCCCGAGCAGTTCTTCCTCTCCGAGGTACCACAGGGCGACAAGATTCTCGTCAAGAACAAGCGCTACGTCCTCGGCCACGGCCTGAAGGTCGACCTCGCGTTCACAACGTTCAGTTCGGTGCAGCTCGAGCTCGACAGTGACATCGAGGTGCAGATCCCTAAGTCGATTCACCGGCTCCGGCTTCCCGGCGGGGGCTCGCGGTTTGTCCACGGCGGCGCGACCTTGCAAGAGGTGGTCGTTCCGGTGCTCGCGATCAACAAGAAGCGGAAGAGCGACACCCGTCTCGTCAACGTCAAGGTGTTGCCGGACACCGACAAGATCACGACCGGTCAGCTCGTCGTGAAGCTTTTCCAGTCGGAGCCCGTGAGCGACAAGGTACAGGCGCGGGTGCTGCGGGCGGGCCTGTATGTCGGGGAGACGCTCATCTCCAATGACCCGCAGCCCGAGCTGGCCTTCGACTCGGCCTCGCCAGAGCAGCGGGACCGCTACCAGAGCATCCAGTTGCTGCTCAACAAGGACGCCAACGACTACAACAACCGCGCGGTGGAGTTCCGCCTCGAAGAGCGCATCCCCAATACGAACCAGTGGCGCGTTTTCGAGAAGGCGATGTACACGCTCAAGCGATCCT
This Nocardioides dokdonensis FR1436 DNA region includes the following protein-coding sequences:
- the pglZ gene encoding BREX-1 system phosphatase PglZ type A, whose product is MSATAIRDHLERRFVDQRVVFWHDVEGQYASDLDGLDLPGVTTVRIANDEYAIKNRLLHDQPDDRFLVYRSGQVPAGIDNWMLDLELAYGVFTADRSSLMSQDLGLTADGIDEVVQTHEKFFNAGKRVQSLKVLLTPEDDAARLRAKMSAVVLGQKEHSLLEITRALLSENAKDQHAKYDALVEYALADFYWRGVASIYGYESASPSIGDFILWIFRKAISGFASDRPGGLQNIQLDFASFRNDRRSQGALSTLAKRASIDLDYKASIQDASFRDLVTVDLFEETDRKIIADLAWAVTEQTISARDVGEVVRARQSSVWIDGYRQLYAAIGAAAELLSELSAIDFTFSSFDEALERYRTDWFRIDQLYRQFTYARRAYEGPHPLDPLREQVEKRYTNKFVYELGNAWQKQVDEAGQWSSTALRSQRSFYGDYVEQLVREEKKAVVIISDALRYEVAEELGSRIRQEDRFDADLEAVLGVLPSYTQLGMAALLPHRTLKHSADGKVVLADDQPTNGTAFRKRILEGVGGTAIQAEDFKALSPEERREVFKNNRVLYIYHDVIDATGDKQGTERRVFEAAELALSELVDLVKKAANANATNIFVTADHGFLFQDEELPEQFFLSEVPQGDKILVKNKRYVLGHGLKVDLAFTTFSSVQLELDSDIEVQIPKSIHRLRLPGGGSRFVHGGATLQEVVVPVLAINKKRKSDTRLVNVKVLPDTDKITTGQLVVKLFQSEPVSDKVQARVLRAGLYVGETLISNDPQPELAFDSASPEQRDRYQSIQLLLNKDANDYNNRAVEFRLEERIPNTNQWRVFEKAMYTLKRSFTSDFDF
- a CDS encoding Shedu immune nuclease family protein translates to MIAFEDRGSSVVLIYSADRLGSTTWVDEKLESEGEVTLSRAFTVRKVDLLSPESDDDFDDDVRRFVIGTVEGDYRTIRKDVLGLKHDLLIAASLVLRRKTFVAERDISIFRRVDDLIDEQIVVGGDRLGAIPVDEFARLLYEFPTSTELTHYARTRITRVLREYLETMSDAEERLADYMSRRSGAKTAERVVALSRIPAANQLELEKFIYVRDRLVEMLKDAESFSEADWQTAVADLFVLVFPQYIAVLHNVQVKERYSNDSKSTDRYIDLVLVAANGCIDIIEIKKPFERGLVSKGRYRDNHVPVRELSGSIMQAEKYLFYLSKSGRDGENAIAKKHAADLPTDLEIKIANPKAIILAGRDSNLSAQERFDFEFTRRQYSNVVDIISYDDLLRRLENVIATLTKRVGAQGDPEPDGQIGVSA